The Xiphophorus couchianus chromosome 3, X_couchianus-1.0, whole genome shotgun sequence genome segment GTTATATTGATGTTTCCCAAAGCTGGAAGAGAAGAAGGAAGGGAGGCAAACAGGCGAGAAAGAGATAAACTTctgcattaataataaaaacaataataatagcaCCTTTTCAAATATAAGTTGCAAATTATCTTCTTCTTACCGCCtcaagtaaaatacatttttctacaaaGCATATAGATCACTAAACTGCATGAAAATCATATATTTGTCAAAAGAAtatgactaaaataaattaaaatgtgttattaacTCTGGTGGGCATCATTAATTAACACATTAGAAAATCTCTAAACTCGTCTCACTATAGCATCTCCAGGTTCAAATGAATCCCCAGTGTCAGAAATACTTAATAGGGAAATATCATACTGCATTACAttctaaaactgttttcatcAGTGCAGACTGAGCATCTGCATAGTTTAGAATGAGATTAAGTAACATTCTTACTGACATTTGTATAGCACGTCAGTAAATTCTGTATCAATGCCGTGTATGTGGAGCCTGTGTGATGTGCACACACATGGAGAAACTCTGCGGTGTTTTCTTACAATCCGGTTCCCTGTTCATTGCTGTCACAACTTTTCTAAACGCAACAGTCTGGTTTTGAATTGTGCTCACCCTGGCGCTCTGCCTGTTGGCTTTCCTCTGGTCGTCCGGCAGTGGAGGCATGGGATATGGGTATCTTCTGCTGGATGCAATGGATCCTGTAGAAGAAGTCGGGGACTTGGCAGGGGAAAGTGTCCTGAGGAAAAAGCGAAGGTGACACTGTTAGACTTTTTGCTTTCTCCTTCTGCAGCTGGTGCACCAGCATGTTGACCAAAGACACAGATGGCTAAATGAGGTTAGACACAAAATGTTGAGCTAATGTTAGATCTGTGACTTTGGGCAACATCTTTCTTTAGCTGCTCCAGTAACTCAGTTTCACCATCACTAAGGCAGAAGTTGCTCGTTGAAGCTACCACTCATCTGAAGCATAACGAAAACCAATCAGGGCTCAGCTTTTCAGAGCAACCTCTGTGCACTGTTGTTCCCAGCTGCCGTCTTCTGCGACTTGCATGCCTTAAAgttcaaaatgtgcaaaaccaCAGTAGAATAAGGAAATATTCATTTATCTGTGTTGAAAATGGACGGAAGCTTCTCCTGTATAGCTGATAGACTGGATCAATCAGAGGAAAGTAGACCAGACCACAGCTGGGAATCAATAACATACAGTGGTGCTTGAAGGTTtctaaatattcatattcattatttctgaataaatatgaCTAAAATCATCACAGTTTAAAGTTTTCTACCATATAGAATCAAACCAATAGAGTCTAGTATAAAGCATCATGGGGTAGCCAAAGAATGCTAATGTTTAAGCTggcaatatatttttttcatttctaaaagaatcttttcaatattttaagaaattaacCACATTCTTCTTCACAATCCTGTAAAGTTTAGGTTATAATGCACATTGGttttatatattgaatatttgttgggaggaaacttttaaaatgtattttaagctTCTGcatcctttgttttgttcttttctctctgaaatTATGATCATTTTATAGAAAGTCAAGTTAGTTTATCCAGATTGTCCTTAGGTATGAAAGTATGTGCATggctgtttgtcctgtgtgttcTCTGTAATGGACTGATCCAAGCTGTAAGCTGCATCTGGATGCCTTGCTACTCTGAAAGGACAAGCGGGCAGAGACAGTAGCTGGGTGATGGATGATGACTCTTTACAGTTAGAAAGGGATTATTACCTGTCAGTAAGctgtatttaaataaagactGTGCTTTAGTAAAACAACATATCTAATGAAAACAGGTTAAGGAAATAGAAGGTAATGATGTGAAATGCCCTTATCCAGAATTTAGATTAATATGTAGGTGGCAGAAGCTCCAGAGACAAGCAGTCCACCAACATCCCAAAGTTagttttactctgtttttgtgCAGGAGTGATTAACACTTATAAAAGAACAGATAGCGTAGGGAtttttgcaacttttacaaGCTCTGCATCCAGTGATGGTTTAGGTCATCCATACTCAGAAATGCAGAAACtaccaaaatgttttgtgaaatttaaAGCACCACTGTAGTAAGAAGAGAGGGAGATTGTCCCACGTGCAGCAGCTCGTACACAAGAACCACCTGCAGTGCGACGGTCAAAATGTCCCAGCctgacaaaaaaacagagagtGGAGCCAGAAGCATTCTccttaatataaaaaataattcatatatgAAGACCAAGTAATTATAGTGCTGGGGAAAACTATTTGccttttacagattttaacaACACAATAAGTAAACAAAGGAGGTATtctattattttaattgaattgaattcagGTTATTTATGTAGcatcaattcacaacaaatgtcgtTTCAAGGCACTTTACTAAAAACTTTGCAGCTAAATTGTAAGTTTGCCTTCTGGCTCCATGTCCCTCTATTCTTTTGTTGGGATCTTTCTCTAGTTGAAGTAAAACAGGGAGGATGAACAATGAGCCTCTGGAAACGGGGAAAGTCTATAGATTCCAGTGCTTGTGGTTGTCGTCTGGTGATTGGCAGTGAAAAACTTGCAACCATCTATAGACTTCGGACACAATCAGAGTTGACTTTGTCACAACAGGACAGGAAAGATgtcagagctgaaaatgttagCCTCAGCTCTGACATCGACCTGGTGCATGAGAAGTCAGTGGGAGCGGTGCGGGGCAAATCCACCAACACTTACTGGAAAGGAACAACACTGAACATGCAGAGGTAACAAGAGACTGGAGGGAGGGGAGAAAAGGGAGCAAAGAAGGGAATACGGAAAATTAGGAGGAAAATAACTTTAATGATTCTTTTATATGTTTAATCCTAATTTGTGTATGgaagtgaagcaaaaaaaaatataaaaaaatatctgcaaataaaaaacgGAGCTGATAAACATGGAAATAATCTATATTGAttcttttaacttgtttttcccTTCTGAGAACTCCACACAGCAACATGCCTGTTTCTTTAAGAACtgtagggggggaaaaaagaccaAATTGGTACAAACTTTTCTTAAAtccaaaccagaaaacaaatcaaaagtgAGGGAACTTTAGACAAGCGTGTGAGGTAGGGGACATGATCTGAGATAATACCTAAGGAAAGGTCCTtgagtgtttttattcacatcttCTACCCATTTAGTTACATCATAAAACTCTGATTTGTTGCGAGGGGTTAAATACCTGTGGGGGGAGGGGAGGCAGGAAGGGATGGGGATCATGGAACCAACACAAGGagggagagaagagagagatACGGAAAGAGGGAGTTGAATAATCTACCAGTAAGCAAATGAGGGACAACAGAGGAAACATCTTAGGAGAGCAGAGCAAAGATAGAGTTTGAGCTGAAGGTGGTGGACAGACCTGAGTGTGGATTCAGATGAACACAACACcatgaacaaacaaacagtgttGTGTGTTACAGGCTCGGCTGCGTTTTGGTCGCATCATTCCAAGCAGCCAGCTTCTCAGCAGCCACTTAGTCGGCAACATGCTCAAGACAGCTAGTGCACTACAGACTGCTTCGTGTGCAAAAGAGATCTTAATCAAGTGGGGGGGggaaacaaacaagcaaacacgGCAGACAAAGAGGCGGTCGATGCACGCTGAATATCGTACACTCACAGTCAACAAACAAGATATTTGATTCATTCACAGGCTCAGAGCAAAATTTGGGGATTAAAAGATGAAGTAAAAAAAGCCACATAAAGCATTCACTCTGGTGAGAAGAGCAACGTGAGCTCTGCCTCTTTCctctaaaacaaatattttctacgAGCGCCCTTTAATGTAAGAAGTGGGGATCTTTATTTCAACTGTCAACAAATCTGAAACATATTGGGTTGCCAGAACCTGGCTTCAAATCAGACCGGCGCTTTTTCAAATACTGATAAACTTTTTCTCTAAACAGCATCACTTTAGTTAATTTTCAGTCTTAAGTTTTAAAACCTTGTTGCTTCAAGTTTGCAGTCAAGATTATAGCTCATTCTGACACAAAAAGTTACTTATTTAAAGGGCAAATTTTatagtcttttctttttatttgtgttcaaTAAATGATGAGACTGCGTGCAACAATGAACTTGTTGTACTTTCTCCCAGGAAAAAAGTAGTAATATTAAAGTCTTTAGCTTAAATGTATATCGACAAGATAAACATTTGTACTGGCATATAGTGATGTATCCATTGTCGAAGAGCAGAAGCTTAATTAGAGACCTAAAAAACCAGCACCAAAGGTAACAAGGGATTTTAAAAGTGCTGTTATTCTGGCAGCATTGAGGTAGAAGTAATTTCTGCTCctgttctgaccagcatttttattctgataCACATGTGTTTATGCTAGCATTCCTATTTCCCTGAGAAATGTGGATACTGATATTACCAAGCAGTACAATGATTCTGTAAAACACAGTAACAGTGAAAGAAAGTAGCTGAAAGTCTCACTTTTCCCACACAGTCTAAGTTTTAGGGTTCAACTGCTATGTTGTCGTCAAAACGTTTTTCTGAGGTTAAACTCTACAAGCTTGTAAACGGTTAGATTTCCTTCAACAACATGTAGTGGCTGGACAGGAAGTCACAAAATGTATATGTAATATTAGTCTCAACTATAGCTAATTATTgtgggaagacatgcagcagaaAAGTGTTTAGAAAGAGGTTATCGATTCAATTTAACAACATGGTCTTCAGACATATTTCACCCTTCTgcagtttaaaataatacatcatCCATACATGCTAATGCACTTTCCATTTTAGACAAGGCCTGGCTTTAAAATGCtctgttgtcataaaaatgtgtgattAAGTTGCTTATCTGCGTCAAAAACAAATCCGTACTTTCATGGATTTAAGATTTTCAGCtctaaaatatcacatttattcTTTAACATTGAATCTTCAAAATCTGCATTTTACTTAcaaaatgtcaatgtattttgtaagcaaaaccATTACTTCTAAACAActtgagtttttctctttttgttggaTTTGTTGACACTAAATGTTACTTGTTTCCccctataaaaaataattttcagattgCTGAGCAGATGCTGACACCGAGGTGAACTCACTCTGTGGAGTTGGAGCGAGCCCTGAACTTCTTCCCTTTCAGCTTCTTCCGATTACCGCTGAGGTTTCCTGGAAAGAAAGTTAAAGTAAGAGACCTGAGGAACAAATGATTATGTTCATGCTCATACAAGAAGTCTTTGATATTGAACAAATTTAGctcctgaaaatgtttcatttcacaatGGAGAACATCAACTCCACACTAAATCATATTAATCAAAGCATAAAGTGATCGGATGAGTcgtatttaatcatatttaaatttCCGTCTTCAGGAAGCGCGTCTGCTTCAGCGTATCAGTGCGTCACCTTGCCACGAATTGCTCCGTGGTCTCCCGTTTTCACAGATGTCGGTGATGTGTTTGGCATCTGGAATCCTCTCGCTCCATGAGTGGGACAGGCCGTTAGATCTatccacataaacacaaataaaaccgCTTAACAGTGttcctttaacattttatgaGTCTAGAGCAATTTTTAGAGACAAGAGGAAACGTAGACGACGGTTAGTATAATATCTAAACATGAGTAGAAGTGAGTATACAGCACCAGGAGTGACTCAGTCCTTCAATGTCAAGATGTTTCcccattttgacattttttttagctttaaaaatgcTCATACCATGAAAGCCATGGTACTCCCAAAAGCATAATATGGACACATATTATGAGTGAGATCTCCATCagcaatttcaaaaacattggaAACAAGCAAATGAATGAGGGATGATGAAATGGCAAACCTGAAGCCAAACACTGAGAAGTTCTGAGAAATGGATGGGAAGGATGGAGTGAAGGACAGCGTGCAAATCTGCAGGTGGGACAGGCAGGCTGACCTCTTCTTGGAGCTGCATCCGGAGTTGGTGCTGACGCCCGGAGGCATGTCGCTGTAAAATGAATCTGCATCCCCGGGTTTGGTGACATAGTCACCGGGGGGAATTTGTCTGGAAACACCAAATGAATATCTTTAGATGCCATATAAATGGACCCCATAAAATTCCcaccagatatttttttatgtctgagtGATGATTTTCTTGTACTGCAACATATTGaattaaacaaacttattccaGAGATTTGAAAGTTGTCTGAAGCACAGTTTCAGTTTATGCAAAGCTTCTGGTTTTGCTACATTTAACAATTTTGGAAATATGCATTTTGTCAACTCAACTAAAAAAACTTTGTCATCACACAACCTCTACCttattaaatacaaaacagtAACAACAGTTAATAACCCCTGGTCGGGAATATGtgtaaatgtgtcaaaatgtgatTTCAGTAACAAGAACCAAAGTGTCATTgcaccaaaaaaatattttagaaactttGACAGATATTTGctcatttgtaagaaaaaaaagattgcacTGGTAACTTCTGGGACATTTTACTATGTAAATAGGGTTAAAAGTGTCAGTCTGTTAGCTTCAGTCTGGGTCCACTGCTTGTTAAAGTTCGCTTGATTTATTATTGACCATATTAACCCTAGGTCCTTTAGAGACGAGTTTATCCCTGCGTGTATTTGTGCCTGAATTAAGTAGTAGATTAGCCAACATAATGAGGCTATCAACTCAGTTCTtagtaaattttaaattattctcaaACATCAGAGTATCACTCTCGCTTGGATTCTCCTCAGCTTTGTTGGTCCAGCTCTGCAGCTAAAGATCTGCATCTCAGTCTTTCCCGTTTGTCTGCCTCAGAGGCTAAATATTTTGACTAGAGTGTTGCAAAGGCTCTTCTCTGCTCGCTGTTTTGATTGGtcactttaaatatatttatagtgcATCAACTTGAAAAGTATAATGCTATATTATCCACTAAACTGACCAGTAATTAGatctaatataattttaaaatgtttcctaatTACAGCCGTGCAATATTAGCCGTGAGtgttaaaatgtacttttaccAAACACAATATCTAAAGTGGGACTAACTAAAGCAGAGTTAACTACCATTTATACGAAGGATTAATTGATCTAAATGACAACACTTTACTACAAGATCTGAAGCATTCAAAAAACTTTTGCTTCCAACTAGAATTTAAAGGTTACCTCAATTTACTGAACACATTCACACCTACCACAGCATTGTTGTGCATTTTGTGAcaagactgaaagaaaaacaagaacgaAAAGCAGCAAACCGGCAGAATCTCCTGTGAACCTCAGATTCAGCATATCGTCTCTTTTTGTAGCTCCTGTGAAGAGAACAGATTTCTGATTTCAGCTCATCCTTAGCCAATATCATCACTCCTTGGGCCTGTGCGGACACTTACTTGTAGCACCAGGCTGTGACAGCCAGTATGAGAGCGAGGAAGAGGATGGAGCCAGTGATGGCCCCGATAATGATGTTGGTGCTGGTGATACCTGAGGAAGACAGAGATGGAGGAGATGACAGTGGGGAGCCAAATGTGTGTTAATTGATTGGGTTAGGCTTGTGGTCTTGTGAGCAATCTGATCATTTGGGGGAAAcacaaaccacaaaacacagcagagggaaacaataaaacaccaGAGAACCAGTGGAAAGGGTTTGAAAGGAAGAGAaggaataataaactgaaaagacCTTCACCATCTGCAGGGTTTAGCTTCCCATTCTTAATAAAGAACACCGTAATACTTtataaaatgagttttaaattaCAGAGGCCTGGGATGAGCGAGGAAAACAACCAGaaagtggaaacaaaaacagaagaaacagtgaaaaagaaactgaaactctGACCTCGAGGCAATCCATCAAAGAGATCAGTCTGTCAACAAAAAACGAGCATAAAAAtaacgacaaaaaaaaagagtgacatGCATAAAATGTAGATTGAATTAAtaacagtgaaagaaaaagacagtAATAATGTAGATACTGATTGGTAACAAGTGTGAGTTgcagatgaaacagaaaaacaagaaggagaAATATGATTTAATGCTGGTGATGCAGCGTTTGAACCTGTACCTGAAACAGGAGCGGTCGGTCCCACCACAAGGTTACTGAACGGAGACCTGGAGTAGCAGTCGTCTCCTGTCCAGCCCAGTTCGCACACACACCTCAGCTCATTACTGCACACCTACAGAGAGGAAGTTCATTAAACACCAGCAGGTTTATGTAATTGACGAATATGCGGTATGCCGTGTTCGATGAGTGGCTGGAGGTTTGTGCAGGAGAAGTGTCGCGTACTCCGTGTCCGGAGCAGATGGTCTTGGCGGTGGTGCCAGGACAGGTGCTGAAGTTGAACTGTTCAATCGGCAGACACTTGTGATCCAAACAGATGCTGTCTGTTCCGCAGGCCGTCCCGTCCTCGACGTACCCCAGGTCTGTGTCTCCGTCAATCAGCACATGCGCACCGCTAAATGGGGAACATCACAGAGAGAAGCAGTGTGTTTGGGTGAGTTGTGTCTGTGTGTCGCTTCTGGATTATATGGGAAATAAATCTGCATTTAACAGTTAAAGGATGTAAAatacattctaaaaaaaaaatgttgctttgtaGCAGAACACATCACCAGACTTAATCTGTTAAGTTCATCTGTTTCATACCTGCAGTCCAGGGGGGCACCGTGCTGAGCAACTGAGAAAGAGGTGAGTCCTCCCTGCAAGTCGCCCAGCCGCGGGGCAGGGGAGATGTTTGAGCACAGCAGGTAGCCGCAGTGAACATCCCTAAAACACAGAAGTATAGAAACACAGAATAACCGGAGAGAAGCAAACGTACAAGTGATCAAAAGGACACGCTTACTGTTTGTTACACTGGATCCAGGTGTCCTTTTCCTTCCCacaatttcctttttctgtccCCTCAATGTTGAGCTTTTCATAGCAGAACTTGTCAGCTGCTGTCGCCTCTGTTGGAGACATAAGAGATGAATTAACTGTCAGTTTTCTTCTGTGCAGTGGCCCAGAAAAGTGCCAATATCAATTAAAGTTTGTTCTCGCCCAAATTTTACACATATAAAAtgtattgcattttattaagatttttacGTAATATAGCCACACTGTGCACTTACTTTCTCCCCAAATGTACTTGCACtgtctgtcttttgttttgcacCTTCCATTGAAGCAGCGGCCCTGCAGAAAGAGGTAACCTTAATGTAAGAGTCAAGAAAAGCTGCCAAAGCTCAAGTTGAAGTCAAACTCTgtgaaatcttttaaattaacCTAATGTCTTACCTGATCTTTTTCACATGTGTATCCATCCATCTTGTGCACATTTGGTGGACACTAAAACgaacaataaaatatacagtGACGAGTAATGGACTATTGAACAGATTTATTACTGCTACTCTAATAAAAAGTCAGAGGAAGGCTCATGCTCACCTGGCTGGAGTTGCCTGTGCATTTTTCTGGTATGTCGCAGTCATTCACCGCATCTCGACACAAAACTCCCATGACCTCCATCTGCAGCAGCAAATCAAGCAGATTAAACAGACAGTGAGCGATTGTCACAGCAAAGATGGTAAATCCTCTATGCACGAGGATCTCCAAACATTTCATCTTTCTACTTAGTTtaacaaacatgaaaatatctccaataaatgaaaatgtaacattaaaGTGGTATTATTACAGAAATAGCCACAGATTTATTAGTAGCTGCTAAATCAGAAGAAAGAGAAGGTTTGGTTTGTTCATCACAGTCAGTTTGGTGCCACTTTGACAGACACGTAGATATCATGAAGACTAGCACGTCTTGTTTGGTACCTGGCAGTTTCTGCAGCATAGCCCGTTGCTACAGTTGGACCCTTTGGTCAGAGTGCAGTTCTTACAGCAGTTCTCGCCCTCTTTGGCACattcctgaaaaaaaacaacaaaatatctaCTGGTTCACAATGACTTGTATTGTTATGCAGCTAATATAAGCAGAGATCTGACTTCTTTTTATCCAGTCAAGATACCTGCTTTTATGAAGATATTAAGATAGCATGTAGTTTCTCTCTCCCTGCTGCCATATAGAAGGCTAGATACCAtccaaacatttctaaaactgcTGAGATGTGCCtctaaatcaataaattattgatttagATCAATAATTTCACAAATCACTTCCACAGTAAGAGGTGTATTGAAGCTGATGCTGGCATGCAGAGTGCAAACATTTGTCGAAGAACAAACCACTGTCAAGACCTCTACAGTTTATTACATTTCGTTCTTTCCCTAACATTTCACTCTGGGTTGTTAGTTATAACAAATGGACAGTTTTGGACAACAGCAGGCTAATACCACTGAACTCTAGACTGAAGTGCATTTGTTTCCCGGAGTGATGAATCCAGGTTCTCTGTCTGGTATTCTGATGATCGGGTCTGAGCTTGGTCATTTCAAGAAAACGCTCCTTACCTGACTGCACTGTGACGTGTGAGATTTGATAGTTTTTCTCTGGATTTAGGGCTGGACAAACAACGACAATTTCATATTCCAAACTATGTGGGACCATGCAGACATATCCGAATGGAAACCAGGGCTAAAAGCAATAAGTGAGCTTGTTGACCGGGCGGCTTAGAGCCATCACCTCAACCCAGCCGACAGAGACCGAGAGCCAAGCCATCTCACCCAACATCAGTGTCCGACCTCACAAATCTTCTCCCAAATGAACTGTCGCATATTACAATATACAGATTACTAAATATTCTAAAAAGCTTTAACAGAAAAGTCACAgctgtaaatattgttttcccCACAGCAGATGATTGCAGTTTTGTGCTTTGGGTCACTCACACCTGAATAACAtcctgtttatctttttttactgtattttaatagATTTCTTGCGTCTGTCCTACTGTGGTTGGGCTCACCTCAGTGCTGCCACAGTCACACTCTTCTCCTGCCTCCAAAATGCCATTACCACACTCTGGCGGATCCAGCAGCTGCGCAGgagaaaacaagaggaaaaatttttattatttcaataaaatgtacattaaaaCTGAATGGATTCAGACAGAAACCTTGTATACAGGTGAATAGACTAAGATAATGTACAAAATTATTTCACACACCATTAGAGCTTTGTTTAAAACTTTGATTGTGTCTACATTTAGAGTTTGTGTGTGTCATTTACCTTCATAGGTTTATTAAAGAGGCAGGCTCCTCCACCACTGTTCAGAAAGTTGTGGTACTCCTCCACGTTGCAATCAGTAAACTTCTTCGGTAAATAgaaactgttaaataaaaaacacacaccttGTTAAAAGGGCACCAAAAAGAGAGCATCCACAGGTCTCACAGCTAGAGAGTTTTCCTCTACAGAAACACAGGCAGACAAAACCCTGAAACTGAATGTGTATCTCGTTTTATGAAGTCTAAAAACATCAGAGTATCACTCTTGCTTGGATTCTCCTCAGCTTTGTTGGTCCAGGTCTGCAGTTAAAtgcttcagatcatcaaacacaGTTTATATTCAATTTATGAGAGAGAAAATCCTGATcctttttgaaaacataatcATCCTCCATATTAAATCATGActtaaatgactaaaaacatcTTTCTGGTTCAGTTTCACTAACCACCTATCCTGATTACAGGcctcaaaaaccaaaaaaaataacttaactaGAACCCGTTAGACAATCTGAAATAGGgtaaaagatttgaaaaagcaacacatcatgccctgatctaaacaaaataaagaatctATCAGATCTGAAAAAGTTACAAAGCCATTTCCGAGTGTTGGGAGCAAACCACAGCAAGTCAATACTTTCCTGCCTTTAGCTGCAGTCGCAGCTGTGAGTGCTTTGAGACAAGTTTCTAACAGCTTTGTACATCTAGATACTGAGATTTTTCACTTTGCTCTTTGCATAATAACTCAAACTCGGTTATATTGGATGGAAAGCATCTGTGGACATCATTATTCTAAGTATTCCAGCAGATTCTCACTGCAGAGCGGCATTCATCTGTTATTAAAATGGACAGGAAGTGAAAACTTAGAATAAGTGAAAATGTAGACATTCTTGAGTACTAACTCACTTTTAAAGAATAACAAGACAAttaatgttttggtttcaaCCAAATTGCCCTAAGGGGAGGGAAATATTGGCAGGTCTGTCATAAAGGTACAGACattgaaaaaactcaaaatttatcCAACTATCCGCGCGCTCATGCACACAGAAGCTACATCCTGTGGAAACAGCATGAAACTGTTACTCAGGTTGACTAGGTCAGGCATGCAGCAGGTACTACAAGATAAATACAGGCAGTTCATTGAATACAAATGTCTGAAATACCATTGACTTGACTTTAGAGATTCAGATTGCGTCTTGGTCCATTCACAGGTGACAGGCTGAAAAGGAGAACCTGTCCTCTGTCATGAAacctttggtttattttgataAAGAAGTAGAGCAGGATCTAAAGAGGCTATGTTAAGGAAGTGAACTATTGTTACACTGAAATGAGGTAAATATTGACAAATGATGAGAATGACATTGCAGACTGTATCAATCGGTTATTAGTGGACAAAAGCAAGTGATGACAAGCAGTAACTTGTCCGTGGAGAGGGCAGAGAGCTTTTCATTAGAAGTAAACGAATGGAAGGTTTTCCCCACAGATCAGCCAGTGACCGtgactgaaaactaaaaaatacaaaattatctAAATGTGGCAATTTTTGGAAGTAGTATGAAAAATACAGCAGATTATTGAGCCGTATTTGTTCATATCGTCTACACtagaggtgtccaaagtgcagAGTCATCTGCGGTCCTTGGAAGCAGTGGCGGTTCTTGATGGACAGAGCAGCATTAGAAAGAGGGACACACTAGCAgcagatacagaaaaaaaatattagtctATTAGTTGCACTCTGAACAAGAGCTCTGTTGCTTAATCTAAGTTTAATTCCTGTATTCTGATTGGTGGAGGTAGGAGAGAACCGCTACTGCTTGGAAGGAT includes the following:
- the adam22 gene encoding disintegrin and metalloproteinase domain-containing protein 22 isoform X2, translated to MMLRMPWWISLLCVCGLMHVGHQSSLDASNGDAFSSLKALRDAGRFVGKENTVPLRLVYSSQNHSQITHDELSTRVKASLDSTQMEHVTQATFQVDAFGKTFILDVELNHDLLSSGYQERHLSENGKIVVTKGGEHCYYQGRVRDAPRSFAALSTCHGLQGMFFDGNHTYTIEPGGQANNSGNLHIHLIYKSAGQEELSDLFGGDLPEPPFPSPPFPKVVHWRKKRQAPRLSRSVEDETKYIELMVINDHVMYKRHRLSVGHTNNNAKTVVNIADMIFREQLNTQIVLVAMETWSVDNKFNIDDDPMVTLKEFMKYRKDFIKEKCDSVHLFSGNQFHSNRGAVSYTGGVCSLTKGGGVNEYGKTNDMAITLAQALGQNIGIFSDKKRILNGECKCDDRWAGCIMDDVGFYLPKKFTDCNVEEYHNFLNSGGGACLFNKPMKLLDPPECGNGILEAGEECDCGSTEECAKEGENCCKNCTLTKGSNCSNGLCCRNCQMEVMGVLCRDAVNDCDIPEKCTGNSSQCPPNVHKMDGYTCEKDQGRCFNGRCKTKDRQCKYIWGEKATAADKFCYEKLNIEGTEKGNCGKEKDTWIQCNKQDVHCGYLLCSNISPAPRLGDLQGGLTSFSVAQHGAPLDCSGAHVLIDGDTDLGYVEDGTACGTDSICLDHKCLPIEQFNFSTCPGTTAKTICSGHGVCSNELRCVCELGWTGDDCYSRSPFSNLVVGPTAPVSGITSTNIIIGAITGSILFLALILAVTAWCYKSYKKRRYAESEVHRRFCRQIPPGDYVTKPGDADSFYSDMPPGVSTNSGCSSKKRSACLSHLQICTLSFTPSFPSISQNFSVFGFRSNGLSHSWSERIPDAKHITDICENGRPRSNSWQGNLSGNRKKLKGKKFRARSNSTETLSPAKSPTSSTGSIASSRRYPYPMPPLPDDQRKANRQSARLWETSI
- the adam22 gene encoding disintegrin and metalloproteinase domain-containing protein 22 isoform X4 — its product is MMLRMPWWISLLCVCGLMHVGHQSSLDASNGDAFSSLKALRDAGRFVGKENTVPLRLVYSSQNHSQITHDELSTRVKASLDSTQMEHVTQATFQVDAFGKTFILDVELNHDLLSSGYQERHLSENGKIVVTKGGEHCYYQGRVRDAPRSFAALSTCHGLQGMFFDGNHTYTIEPGGQANNSGNLHIHLIYKSAGQEELSDLFGGDLPEPPFPSPPFPKVVHWRKKRQAPRLSRSVEDETKYIELMVINDHVMYKRHRLSVGHTNNNAKTVVNIADMIFREQLNTQIVLVAMETWSVDNKFNIDDDPMVTLKEFMKYRKDFIKEKCDSVHLFSGNQFHSNRGAVSYTGGVCSLTKGGGVNEYGKTNDMAITLAQALGQNIGIFSDKKRILNGECKCDDRWAGCIMDDVGFYLPKKFTDCNVEEYHNFLNSGGGACLFNKPMKLLDPPECGNGILEAGEECDCGSTEECAKEGENCCKNCTLTKGSNCSNGLCCRNCQMEVMGVLCRDAVNDCDIPEKCTGNSSQCPPNVHKMDGYTCEKDQGRCFNGRCKTKDRQCKYIWGEKATAADKFCYEKLNIEGTEKGNCGKEKDTWIQCNKQDVHCGYLLCSNISPAPRLGDLQGGLTSFSVAQHGAPLDCSGAHVLIDGDTDLGYVEDGTACGTDSICLDHKCLPIEQFNFSTCPGTTAKTICSGHGVCSNELRCVCELGWTGDDCYSRSPFSNLVVGPTAPVSGITSTNIIIGAITGSILFLALILAVTAWCYKSYKKRRYAESEVHRRFCRQIPPGDYVTKPGDADSFYSDMPPGVSTNSGCSSKKRSNGLSHSWSERIPDAKHITDICENGRPRSNSWQGNLSGNRKKLKGKKFRARSNSTE